A single window of Nicotiana sylvestris chromosome 3, ASM39365v2, whole genome shotgun sequence DNA harbors:
- the LOC138887979 gene encoding uncharacterized protein, translating to MFSVNLERASMFSVNLMPLSMFRQLGLGEPRPTTIILQLADRFLAHPEGVIEDVLVQVGSFIFPAYFIILDYEPDQEVPFILGRPFLATSRDIIDVCEGKITVRVGDRVEVFNVYRALKLPAHYE from the coding sequence ATGTTTAGCGTCAACTTGGAGCGAGCATCTATGTTTAGCGTCAACTTGATGCCGCTATCTATGTTTAGACAGTTGGGGTTGGGTGAGCCACGCCCAACAACAATTATCTTACAATTAGCTGATCGCTTCCTTGCTCATCCCGAgggagtgattgaagatgtgctAGTTCAAGTGGGTTCTTTCATATTCCCTGCTTATTTCATTATCCTAGACTACGAGCCCGATCAAGAAGTCCCATTTATTTTGGGGCGTCCATTTCTAGCCACGAGCCGAGATATTATTGATGTTTGCGAAGGAAAGATCACAGTGAGAGTGGGTGATCGAGTGGAGGTCTTCAATGTTTATAGAGCACTCAAGTTACCAGCCCACTATGAATAG
- the LOC104231280 gene encoding uncharacterized protein, producing the protein MIQLLHANGQFMGLPHEDPQQHILNFLEISDTYITNGVTPDYVRLTLFPFSLLDEAKRWLKAEPANSLTTWNNLARKFLARFFPSAKTAKIKSEIVAFKQKAGGSLYLAWERFKGLLRGCPNHNQTNEVLAHTFIEGLHSEIKIVVDAATGGHVLEKNFDEIYALLNKFSKSNPDWQGEMGRHKVQKSAGVLELDVISALSAQISTLTNQVNQMNLSMNKQQVQQVQAFCEICEEGHTSDMCPTNPESICFVGNSNRGQTNQYGNTYNPNWRKHPNFSWGGNQGTQNQYRPQAPQQQYRPLQVEQQAIPTSHLEEMFKKMMAEQQALSTTVRNLGVK; encoded by the coding sequence ATGATCCAGTTGCTTCATGCAAATGGGCAATTTATGGGTCTTCCACACGAGGATCCACAACAACATATTCTAAACTTCTTAGAGATTAGTGATACTTACATCACTAATGGGGTCACTCCAGATTATGTGAGGCTCACACTTTTTCCATTCTCTCTATTGGACGAGGCTAAGCGGTGGCTAAAGGCAGAACCAGCTAATTCACTTACAACATGGAATAATTTGGCGAGAAAATTTCTGGCAAGGTTCTTCCCTTCGGCCAAAACTGCAAAGATCAAAAGTGAGATAGTTGCCTTCAAACAGAAAGCGGGGGGATCTTTATACTTAGCTTGGGAAAGGTTCAAGGGGCTACTCAGAGGCTGTCCTAATCACAATCAGACGAATGAAGTGTTAGCTCACACTTTCATAGAAGGGCTACATTCTGAAATAAAGATCGTGGTAGATGCTGCAACTGGGGGTCACGTGTTGGAGAAAAACTTTGACGAGATATATGCATTATTGAACAAATTCTCCAAGAGCAATCCCGATTGGCAAGGAGAGATGGGCAGACACAAGGTGCAAAAGTCTGCAGGGGTTCTTGAGTTAGATGTCATCTCAGCATTATCAGCGCAGATTTCTACACTGACCAATCAAGTCAACCAGATGAACTTGAGTATGAACAAGCAACAGGTACAACAGGTTCAAGCTTTTTGTGAAATATGTGAAGAGGGGCACACGAGTGACATGTGCCCCACAAACCCAGAGTCCATCTGCTTTGTGGGTAATTCAAATAGGGGCCAAACAAaccaatatgggaacacttacaatccAAACTGGAGGAAGCACCCAaacttctcttggggtggaaaccAGGGCACTCAGAATCAATACAGACCTCAAGCACCTCAACAACAATATAGACCACTTCAGGTTGAACAACAAGCGATTCCTACAAGTCACCTTGAAGAAATGTTTAAAAAAATGATGGCTGAACAACAAGCCCTCTCCACAACAGTGAGAAATTTGGGCGTCAAATAG